From Streptomyces sp. NBC_00690, a single genomic window includes:
- the aztA gene encoding zinc ABC transporter ATP-binding protein AztA: MVDPRPAPQVSLRGVSAGYARTIALSQLDVDIPPLMVTAVLGPNGSGKSTLLGILAGVIPTTSGTVVHRTAGRPAFVVQRSAVADTLPLTVREAVAMGRWGRLGPIRRPSAEDREAVESSMERLDVADLAQRQLGELSGGQRQRVLVAQGLAQGADLLLLDEPASALDGSAREMIARVLDEVTAEGVTVVQATHDITAARQSGHCLLLDGGRVLASGSPRHVLAESRWETVRGR, translated from the coding sequence ATGGTGGATCCACGCCCGGCACCGCAGGTCTCACTCAGAGGTGTGTCGGCGGGGTACGCCCGCACCATCGCCTTGTCCCAACTCGATGTCGACATACCGCCGTTGATGGTGACGGCAGTGCTGGGGCCGAACGGCTCAGGCAAGTCGACCCTGCTGGGAATCCTGGCCGGCGTGATTCCGACGACATCCGGGACCGTGGTCCACCGCACCGCCGGTCGACCGGCATTCGTCGTACAGCGCAGCGCAGTGGCCGACACACTGCCGCTCACCGTGCGAGAAGCGGTGGCGATGGGCCGTTGGGGCCGACTCGGACCAATCCGACGTCCGTCGGCCGAGGACCGCGAGGCGGTGGAGTCGAGCATGGAGCGGCTCGATGTCGCCGATCTGGCACAACGACAGTTGGGCGAGCTGTCCGGCGGCCAACGCCAACGCGTCCTGGTGGCACAGGGCCTGGCGCAGGGCGCTGACCTCCTGCTCCTGGACGAACCGGCCAGCGCCCTCGACGGCTCCGCACGCGAGATGATTGCGCGCGTCCTCGATGAAGTGACCGCCGAGGGGGTCACGGTCGTCCAGGCCACGCACGACATCACGGCGGCCCGTCAATCAGGGCACTGTCTGCTGCTGGACGGTGGCCGCGTCCTGGCATCGGGCTCGCCCCGTCACGTACTGGCAGAGTCCAGGTGGGAGACGGTACGGGGACGCTAG
- a CDS encoding SpaA isopeptide-forming pilin-related protein — translation MKRRFSSTTARSVRAALSCLLVWGMWGAAAIAPASSATGPTVVVGDIDHTHVTGQEVGEHARPTDGGRARTASPAVPQPVSHRSVAVSRRIVNPADDALIAWVGPTQPPTLLTLQQAMNAAVVGDTVHIVPDSYVFTKTITVPRRVTLTSASDSVVTALFSVTGGGLTVSGVTFEPTAASKTVVTVAATSTDTVLDGIRITNTANLATLTGITFSGTPTTGRTVENYVFDNGDNAANGISTGINAGNATSVVVHDTEITGATRGFFMSSAATGTGPEFSHVDIEATLQGVLTGRTVGASFTEVHITGTSLAGSYGINLGGSTGVVMTDSSVTGYVYGIATAAATTGDGPQLTRVTVSDVGTTGISLGATTGAKLTDVTVSGAPSSVGIGVDLARSTSVTIDNPNISGLRTGVRQVWVRTSGHPLAGPVVTGGTFTDVATGIVVANNSGFRVTGTSMKLVAGAAGGGGIGIGGYENTDVVISGVTVEGYENPDDVRRGSAAVRFYYSDHIQVQNSTFTGGANAFYWDMTTDVTVTEATVSGIDWWATYTESVIRLAVQNSTFTDNAGVANLTINPSASADGLDVIQNSSDITFTDNELADNPTGILFPYGGNTLDYLRNHVSGGPAYYVVYAVPAHHVVVTDNEISFSPLADNSAAIRAGTALENLDPATFPNTPEDQQSRSSSDIDVLGNVFTGTGPMVQLGEKEGTWRVMRDTVLVRGNVFPKDSVAIRTFPNAETGQDSNTENDMIGGNVAVDARDTPAAGTTTEQEVGQRGSNDWGSPCGPRVTVGDTYTPADTLIYDGGGAWIHETREPQTLYPTRCADIGLSVTKTVDSPTYTPGQTLTYTLTVANAGPQDAHAVRVVDEQPTTLTDFTWTCESEGTASACTDPSGTGSIDTLVDIGAGGQVTFVITATTAADASGDIENTVTVTPAVGTDDPGCEPSCSAGVITPRTPVVGTVSVTKTDADSGTALAGAVFELWTETNGVPGLQTTGAVPDSQVGAVCTTGASGECTRTVGVGTYYWRETQAPEGYELPADPVFGPLVLTEENAGQGVAVSAENTKVTVTGTIKVLKTDAKNDEALAGAVFELWRETNGVDGLQTSASGSTPADTRVGNGCATDDEGVCLFDDLPTGEYYLRETAVPEGYVLPGNPVSGPFEITDAHADETILVSVANERGEPPKGK, via the coding sequence TTGAAGCGTAGATTCTCATCGACCACGGCCAGATCGGTGCGGGCCGCACTGAGCTGTCTGCTGGTCTGGGGGATGTGGGGAGCCGCAGCCATCGCTCCCGCATCGTCAGCAACCGGACCGACCGTGGTGGTCGGGGACATAGACCACACCCACGTCACCGGCCAGGAGGTGGGTGAGCACGCCCGTCCCACGGACGGTGGACGTGCTAGAACTGCGTCCCCTGCCGTGCCCCAGCCCGTCTCGCACCGCTCGGTCGCGGTGAGCCGACGCATCGTCAACCCCGCCGACGACGCCCTGATCGCCTGGGTCGGCCCCACCCAACCTCCGACGCTGCTCACCTTGCAGCAGGCGATGAACGCGGCCGTGGTCGGGGACACCGTCCACATCGTCCCCGACAGCTATGTGTTCACCAAGACGATCACCGTGCCCCGTCGGGTGACGCTCACCAGCGCCTCGGACTCGGTGGTCACCGCGCTGTTCTCGGTCACCGGCGGCGGGCTGACCGTCAGCGGGGTCACCTTCGAGCCGACCGCGGCGAGCAAGACGGTGGTGACGGTCGCCGCGACCTCCACCGACACGGTGCTCGACGGCATCCGCATCACCAACACGGCGAACCTGGCCACTCTCACCGGCATCACCTTCTCCGGTACCCCGACGACCGGCAGAACCGTCGAGAACTACGTCTTCGACAACGGTGACAACGCCGCCAACGGCATCTCCACCGGTATCAACGCCGGCAACGCCACATCCGTCGTGGTGCACGACACGGAGATCACGGGGGCCACCCGAGGCTTCTTCATGTCATCCGCCGCCACCGGCACCGGCCCCGAGTTCTCCCATGTGGACATCGAGGCGACCCTTCAGGGAGTGCTCACCGGCAGAACGGTCGGGGCGTCCTTCACCGAGGTGCACATCACGGGTACGTCGCTGGCCGGCTCGTACGGAATCAACCTCGGCGGCTCCACGGGCGTCGTGATGACCGACAGTTCGGTCACCGGCTATGTCTACGGGATCGCCACCGCCGCGGCCACCACGGGCGACGGGCCCCAGTTGACCCGGGTGACGGTCTCGGACGTGGGCACGACCGGCATCAGCCTCGGGGCGACGACTGGTGCGAAGCTCACCGACGTCACCGTCTCCGGCGCGCCGAGCAGCGTGGGCATCGGTGTCGACCTGGCCCGCTCCACATCGGTGACCATCGACAACCCGAACATCAGTGGCCTGCGCACCGGCGTCAGACAGGTCTGGGTCCGTACGTCCGGGCATCCACTGGCCGGTCCCGTGGTGACCGGGGGCACCTTCACCGATGTCGCCACCGGCATCGTCGTCGCCAACAACTCGGGCTTCCGGGTCACAGGCACCTCCATGAAGCTCGTCGCCGGTGCGGCGGGTGGCGGCGGCATCGGAATCGGGGGCTACGAAAACACCGACGTGGTGATCAGCGGTGTGACCGTCGAGGGGTACGAGAACCCCGACGACGTGCGCCGGGGCTCCGCCGCCGTCCGCTTCTACTACTCGGACCACATCCAGGTCCAGAACTCGACCTTCACCGGCGGTGCGAACGCCTTCTACTGGGACATGACGACGGACGTGACGGTCACCGAGGCCACCGTCAGCGGCATCGACTGGTGGGCGACGTACACCGAGTCCGTCATTCGGCTTGCCGTCCAGAACAGCACCTTCACCGACAACGCGGGCGTGGCGAACCTGACGATCAACCCGTCCGCGAGCGCCGACGGACTGGACGTCATCCAGAACAGCAGCGACATCACCTTCACCGACAACGAACTGGCCGACAATCCGACCGGCATCCTTTTCCCGTACGGCGGGAACACACTCGACTACCTCCGCAACCATGTGAGCGGCGGGCCCGCGTACTACGTCGTGTACGCGGTACCGGCGCACCATGTGGTCGTCACGGACAACGAGATCTCCTTCAGCCCGTTGGCGGACAACTCGGCGGCGATTCGCGCGGGCACGGCGTTGGAGAACCTCGACCCGGCGACGTTCCCCAACACCCCCGAGGACCAGCAGTCGCGTTCGTCCTCGGACATCGACGTCCTCGGCAATGTCTTCACCGGTACGGGTCCGATGGTCCAACTCGGTGAGAAGGAGGGCACCTGGCGCGTCATGCGGGACACCGTCCTCGTACGGGGCAACGTCTTCCCCAAGGACTCGGTCGCCATCCGCACCTTCCCCAACGCCGAGACGGGGCAGGACAGCAACACCGAGAACGACATGATCGGCGGAAACGTCGCCGTCGACGCCCGGGACACTCCGGCGGCGGGGACCACCACCGAGCAGGAGGTCGGCCAGCGCGGCAGCAACGACTGGGGCAGCCCCTGCGGGCCCCGGGTCACGGTCGGCGACACCTACACACCGGCCGACACCCTGATCTACGACGGTGGAGGCGCCTGGATCCATGAGACGCGCGAGCCGCAGACGCTGTATCCGACCCGCTGCGCGGACATCGGACTGAGCGTCACCAAGACCGTCGACTCCCCCACCTACACACCGGGCCAGACGCTGACGTACACGCTGACGGTCGCCAATGCGGGTCCTCAGGACGCGCACGCCGTCCGGGTGGTCGACGAACAGCCGACGACGCTGACGGACTTCACTTGGACGTGTGAGTCCGAAGGGACAGCGAGCGCCTGCACCGATCCGTCCGGCACCGGCTCCATCGACACCTTGGTGGACATCGGGGCGGGAGGCCAGGTCACCTTTGTCATCACCGCCACCACGGCGGCGGACGCCTCGGGCGACATCGAGAACACGGTCACCGTCACTCCGGCCGTCGGCACCGACGATCCCGGATGCGAACCAAGTTGCAGTGCCGGTGTGATTACTCCCAGAACACCCGTCGTGGGTACGGTCTCCGTGACCAAGACCGATGCGGACTCCGGCACCGCTCTGGCGGGTGCGGTATTCGAGTTGTGGACGGAGACCAACGGCGTTCCCGGTCTCCAGACCACCGGTGCGGTCCCGGACAGCCAGGTCGGCGCGGTGTGCACGACCGGCGCGAGCGGAGAGTGCACCCGTACCGTCGGCGTCGGCACGTATTACTGGCGGGAGACGCAGGCCCCCGAGGGCTACGAGCTTCCCGCCGACCCCGTCTTCGGGCCCCTCGTCCTCACGGAGGAGAACGCCGGTCAAGGGGTTGCCGTCAGCGCTGAGAACACCAAGGTCACCGTCACCGGCACCATCAAGGTCCTCAAGACCGACGCCAAGAACGACGAGGCCCTGGCGGGCGCGGTCTTCGAGTTGTGGCGCGAGACCAACGGCGTCGATGGACTCCAAACCAGCGCCTCCGGTTCAACACCGGCCGACACGCGTGTGGGCAACGGCTGTGCGACCGACGACGAAGGTGTCTGTCTCTTCGACGATCTTCCCACCGGGGAGTACTACCTGCGCGAGACGGCTGTCCCCGAAGGCTACGTACTGCCTGGCAACCCCGTCAGCGGTCCGTTCGAGATCACCGATGCCCATGCCGACGAGACCATCCTCGTCAGTGTGGCCAACGAGAGGGGAGAACCTCCCAAGGGCAAGTAG
- a CDS encoding LysR family transcriptional regulator: MELRHLEYFAAVAQELSFTRASRRLHVAQSGVSTAIRSLERELGAALFERTSQKVTLTTAGLALLPEARATLDAAQAARDAVRDSYGSLSGTVTVGVIIGIGRVGIDLPRLLGRLNAHHPQVTVRLRLDPTGSAGLTRSLLAGELDAAFLSFPGGVPAGVAAREVLADPLRLLVPMGHPLAGRDEVSLGELAEQPFIDFPPGYGNRELADQAFLASAVQRRVTLEVPDFTTAAAFVREGLGVAFVPRFAIPDDPGLRTLTVTDAPLRWSLSVATSATRRPTAAVRALLDLIDAQVADTDPSTA; the protein is encoded by the coding sequence ATGGAACTGCGGCACCTGGAGTACTTCGCCGCCGTTGCGCAAGAGCTGAGCTTCACCCGTGCGTCGCGGAGGCTGCACGTCGCCCAGTCCGGCGTGTCCACCGCGATCCGCTCGCTGGAGCGGGAGCTGGGCGCCGCCCTGTTCGAGCGGACCTCGCAGAAGGTGACACTGACCACCGCGGGTCTCGCACTGCTCCCGGAAGCGCGCGCCACCCTGGACGCCGCGCAGGCGGCCCGCGATGCGGTCCGTGACTCCTACGGCAGCCTGAGCGGCACCGTCACCGTGGGCGTCATCATCGGGATCGGCCGGGTCGGCATCGATCTGCCGCGGCTGCTGGGACGGCTCAACGCGCACCATCCGCAGGTCACGGTGAGGCTACGGCTGGATCCGACAGGCTCCGCCGGTCTGACCCGGTCACTGCTCGCGGGCGAGCTGGACGCCGCTTTCCTGTCCTTCCCCGGTGGTGTGCCGGCCGGGGTGGCGGCCCGCGAGGTGCTGGCAGACCCCTTGCGCCTGCTCGTACCGATGGGGCATCCGCTGGCCGGGCGCGACGAAGTGTCACTGGGGGAGCTGGCGGAGCAGCCCTTCATCGACTTCCCGCCCGGCTACGGCAACCGCGAGCTCGCCGACCAAGCCTTCCTCGCCTCGGCGGTACAGCGACGCGTCACCCTGGAGGTGCCGGACTTCACCACCGCTGCGGCGTTCGTGCGCGAGGGGCTGGGCGTTGCGTTCGTGCCCCGGTTCGCCATCCCGGACGATCCCGGTCTGCGGACGCTGACGGTCACGGATGCCCCGCTCCGGTGGAGCCTCTCCGTCGCCACCTCGGCGACCCGACGGCCCACCGCAGCCGTCCGCGCCCTACTCGATCTGATCGACGCCCAGGTGGCGGACACCGACCCATCAACCGCGTAA
- the aztB gene encoding zinc ABC transporter permease AztB, translating to MEWLVGPFEVVFVQRALWGGVLVSLICALAGTWLVLRGMAFLGDAMSHGMLPGIALASLVGGNLLIGAALSAVVMAAGVTAVGRSPRLSQDTSIGLLFVGMLSLGVIIVSRSQSFAVDLTGFLFGDVLAVRQDEIVLLGAALAFALVVSVLGYRPFVALTFDERKARTLGLRPKTAHAALLGLLTLAIVASFHIVGTLLVFGLLIAPPATMLPWARRIPMIMVGAALFGSAAVFLGLLVSWHAGTAAGATISAVAVLQFLLSHLAAGCVNGARRLPRPVSTLMARPGPRTDEVPS from the coding sequence ATGGAATGGTTGGTCGGCCCCTTCGAGGTGGTCTTTGTGCAGCGGGCTCTATGGGGCGGCGTGCTCGTGTCGTTGATCTGCGCCCTCGCCGGTACCTGGCTGGTTCTGCGGGGGATGGCATTCCTCGGGGACGCGATGTCACACGGAATGCTGCCCGGCATCGCACTCGCCTCCCTGGTGGGGGGCAATCTGCTGATCGGGGCGGCGTTGAGTGCGGTCGTCATGGCCGCGGGTGTCACGGCGGTCGGTAGATCACCCCGACTGTCCCAGGACACCAGCATCGGGCTGCTGTTCGTCGGAATGCTCTCGCTGGGAGTGATCATCGTCTCCCGCTCGCAGTCCTTCGCGGTCGATCTGACCGGGTTCCTGTTCGGCGATGTGCTCGCCGTGCGCCAGGACGAAATCGTTCTGCTCGGTGCCGCTCTCGCGTTCGCCCTGGTGGTCTCCGTACTGGGCTACCGGCCCTTCGTGGCCCTGACGTTCGACGAACGGAAGGCGCGAACGCTGGGCCTGCGGCCGAAGACGGCACACGCAGCTCTGTTGGGCCTGCTCACACTCGCGATCGTCGCTTCGTTCCACATCGTCGGAACGCTGCTCGTCTTCGGCCTGCTCATCGCGCCGCCGGCGACGATGCTGCCCTGGGCCCGCCGGATCCCCATGATCATGGTCGGTGCGGCGCTGTTCGGCTCCGCCGCGGTCTTCCTGGGGCTGTTGGTCTCCTGGCACGCGGGTACCGCGGCCGGAGCGACCATCTCTGCCGTCGCGGTGCTCCAGTTCCTCCTTTCCCACCTCGCCGCGGGATGCGTCAACGGCGCCCGGCGGCTGCCCCGACCCGTATCCACCCTGATGGCGCGGCCCGGGCCGCGCACGGACGAGGTGCCCTCATGA
- the aztC gene encoding zinc ABC transporter substrate-binding protein AztC, with protein sequence MTDRTEVLRLPTAFALTCAVVLGLTACTTTGGERPSVVVTTNILGDITREIVGDQAEVTVLMKPGSDPHSFGISAPQAATIEQADLIVHNGLGLEENVLRHVQAGQEAGVATLAVGDNVSPLKYTSDDMAGRPDPHFWTDPARVRTAARLIADRLIEHVDGVDAATVRANAARYDTRLADLSTWMSSRFAAIPANKRNLVTNHHVFGYLAQRFGFRVVGAVIPSGTTLASPSASDLKSLATAIETAGVTAIFADSSQPDRLAQALRRESKVEVRVLPLFSESLTERGKGAATYLEMMRANTAAIADGLGAPTGTTARPKAGTERNTS encoded by the coding sequence ATGACAGACCGCACCGAAGTCCTACGGCTCCCCACCGCGTTCGCCCTGACCTGCGCGGTGGTCCTCGGCCTCACGGCGTGCACCACCACCGGAGGAGAGCGTCCCAGTGTGGTGGTCACCACCAACATCCTCGGTGACATCACCCGGGAGATCGTCGGGGACCAGGCCGAGGTCACGGTCTTGATGAAGCCCGGTTCCGACCCCCACTCCTTCGGCATCTCCGCTCCGCAGGCCGCGACGATCGAACAGGCCGATCTGATCGTCCACAACGGTCTCGGACTGGAGGAGAACGTCCTGCGCCATGTTCAGGCAGGGCAGGAGGCGGGCGTCGCAACGCTCGCCGTCGGCGACAACGTCTCCCCCCTGAAGTACACCTCGGACGACATGGCCGGCCGACCCGACCCACACTTCTGGACCGACCCCGCACGTGTGCGCACCGCGGCCCGTCTCATCGCCGACCGGCTGATCGAGCACGTCGACGGTGTGGACGCGGCCACCGTCCGTGCCAACGCCGCCCGCTACGACACCCGACTCGCCGACCTCTCGACCTGGATGAGCAGCCGCTTCGCCGCGATACCGGCGAACAAGCGCAACCTGGTGACCAACCACCATGTCTTCGGCTACCTCGCGCAGCGCTTCGGCTTCCGAGTCGTCGGAGCCGTCATCCCCAGTGGAACCACCCTCGCGTCACCCAGCGCTTCAGACCTCAAGTCCCTCGCCACGGCGATCGAGACGGCAGGGGTGACGGCCATCTTCGCCGACTCCTCCCAGCCCGACCGGCTCGCCCAGGCCCTCAGACGCGAGAGCAAGGTCGAGGTGCGCGTCCTCCCACTGTTCTCCGAATCCCTGACGGAACGGGGGAAGGGCGCTGCCACCTACCTGGAAATGATGCGCGCCAACACCGCGGCCATAGCCGACGGCCTCGGCGCGCCCACCGGCACCACTGCCCGCCCGAAGGCGGGCACCGAAAGGAACACCTCATGA
- the aztD gene encoding zinc metallochaperone AztD — translation MINRTRPRSAAGITLLIATSLALTACGTDTTGSSAPKQAGSKPGSSPQPVTNPLVTTYEGGLHILDGRSLKVVKDIPLAGFNRVNPVGDDRHIMVSTSEGFRVMDAVNQQLTDIEFKGPKPGHVVRHAGRTVLFTDGTGEVTVFDPADLAQGKPSTTTYTSAAPHHGVAVELKNGQLVTTLGTEEKRTGIVVLDKDRKEITRNEECAGVHGEATAKDEAVVVGCEDGVLIYRNGVITKVKSPTTYGRIGNQSGSDQSPIVLGDFKKDKDAELERPQQVSLINTTTGKMNLVDLGTSYTFRSLARGPHGEGLVLGTDGKIHVIDPEAGEVTRTIPVIGAWQEPLEWQQPRPALFVREHTAYVTDPATKKIHAVDIETGKELASVTLPKAPNEISGVKH, via the coding sequence ATGATCAACAGAACCCGTCCACGCTCCGCCGCGGGCATTACCCTCCTGATCGCCACCTCCCTCGCCCTGACCGCCTGCGGCACCGACACCACTGGCTCTTCGGCGCCGAAACAAGCCGGGAGCAAGCCCGGTTCATCGCCGCAGCCCGTGACCAATCCGCTCGTCACCACCTACGAGGGCGGTCTCCACATCCTCGACGGCCGGAGCCTGAAGGTGGTGAAGGACATACCGCTGGCAGGCTTCAACCGCGTCAACCCCGTGGGCGACGACCGGCACATCATGGTTTCCACCTCGGAGGGCTTCCGGGTCATGGACGCCGTCAATCAGCAGCTGACCGACATCGAGTTCAAGGGCCCCAAGCCCGGCCATGTCGTACGCCACGCGGGCAGGACCGTCCTGTTCACCGATGGGACGGGAGAGGTCACCGTCTTCGACCCCGCCGACCTCGCACAAGGGAAGCCCTCCACGACCACGTACACCTCCGCAGCCCCTCATCACGGTGTCGCCGTCGAACTGAAGAACGGACAGTTGGTCACCACACTGGGCACCGAGGAGAAGCGCACCGGAATCGTCGTCCTCGACAAAGACCGCAAGGAGATCACCCGCAACGAGGAGTGCGCCGGCGTCCATGGAGAAGCCACCGCGAAGGACGAAGCGGTCGTCGTCGGCTGTGAGGACGGGGTCCTCATCTACCGGAACGGTGTCATCACCAAGGTGAAGAGCCCCACGACCTACGGAAGGATCGGCAACCAATCGGGGTCCGACCAGTCGCCGATCGTCCTCGGTGACTTCAAGAAGGACAAGGACGCCGAACTCGAACGCCCCCAGCAGGTGTCGCTGATCAACACCACGACCGGAAAGATGAACCTGGTCGACCTCGGCACCAGCTACACCTTCCGTTCGCTGGCCCGCGGCCCACACGGCGAAGGGCTTGTCCTCGGCACTGACGGCAAGATCCATGTGATCGACCCGGAGGCCGGCGAGGTCACCAGGACGATCCCGGTCATCGGTGCCTGGCAGGAGCCCCTGGAGTGGCAACAGCCGCGCCCCGCCCTCTTCGTCCGCGAACACACCGCGTACGTGACCGATCCCGCGACCAAGAAGATCCACGCCGTCGACATCGAAACGGGGAAGGAACTCGCCTCGGTCACCCTGCCCAAGGCGCCCAACGAGATCAGCGGCGTCAAGCACTGA